The sequence AATCAGAAACGATTTTCTTTTCCAATGGTTTTAGAGTCAGTTGCTCATTCATATTCCCCCTGTTAATGCTAAAAGCCAGAGGAATGCCATCCCCGTCCATGAATAGCCCCATTTGGACTATCGGGTTTGGTCTGTGTTCTTTTGACGGACCATACTGCTTTATACCATCTCCCTGCTCTATTTCAAAAAAGTAATTGGTGCAATCATAGTAAAGAACGCCGGTATTTCTTTTGGAGACCTTCAAGCTATTTTTGTACAAGGAGGACTGGATAAAGTCTGTCTCCTTAGCAAGAATTTCAAGAGCTCTGTATATTTGATGCAAATCATATTTGGGTTGTTCTATAAACTTTTTAGAAAGCTCATATGTAGCAAGTTTTGAAGAAGGGAAGATAATTCTACCGTAAATAAGCCTGGAAAGAATCGAGTCTAAATCAAAATCAAACTTATATTTTTGTGATATTTCCATACAAATCTTGTGTAGCCCAAGATCATGATATATTTTTTGCAGGAATAGGTAACCGCCGTTAAACAAGCGTGGTTCACCTTTATCAATAAGTTTTGAGGGGGAGTACTTTACAAGAACTTCCCTTTTTTCTTCCTTTTCTTTTTTGTTAAGTTCTTCTACGTAATTTTTTGCCCATTCTATGGGATCTTGGTCGATTAATTTTTTTTCTAAATCAGCAACGGTACCGAGCTTTTCAACAACTTTAGAAGAGCGCTTTCCATTTTCGTAAATAGACTTAACCACATATAAAGATGCGGCATTTTTTGAACTAACAATTTGTAGTCTCATTTTTTTACACCACCCTTACAAACAACTACTTATATCATAACACATTGTTAAACATTGTGCACTAAAAATATGTAAAGTTTGACAAAAAAATAAGCCTATATTAAGGCTTACAAGAACTTTTCATCTATTCAACTGTCAAAGACCCGAGTTGATTCTAAGGCTCAATAAGACTGGAGTAGATACATTCTCTAGTCTTATTTGTTTCTCTATAAAGATCTGACAGTTTTTAAAATAGGTCGTAGGGGGTGTACAGTATATAGGTTGATCAAATATGGAAAACATTTATGGTTGTGTAAATTAATGTATCATAATATAATAGTCACTATGATATTTATTTTAACTTTACCTAGATAAAGCATTAAAGTAAAAATATGATAAGAGGAGGCAGAAAATGAAAAAGCAACTAGGTATAACAACTAAAATCTTTATTGGACTAATTTTAGGCTTAATAACTGGAGTGCTACTTTACATGCTCCCACAAAGTACATTTAAAAGTGATGTAATCATTGATGGATTGTTCTTTTTAGTAGGACAAGTATTCTTAAGATCTATTTTGATGATGGTGGTACCTTTAGTATTTATATCTTTGGTAAATGGATCAGCAAGCATGGGTGACGTAAAAAAGCTTGGTAGGATAGGAGTTAAGACTGTACTGTTCTATCTAGTGACAACGGCAATTGCTATTTCTATAGCCTTGGCACTGGCATCTGTAGTTAACCCCGGAGTAGGTCTAGACCTATCTGACATTGTGACAAAAGAACCTATTATAAATGAAAGGGTTCCATTAGTGGAAGTTTTAATTGATATGATTCCTAGAAACCCAGTGGCAGCATTAACTAACGGCAACATGCTTCAGATAATTGTTTTTGCAGTATTTATGGGTGTAGGACTTTCTGCAATGGGAGAAAAAGCAAAACCAATTACTGGGATTTTTGATATATTAAATGACTTAATGATGAAAATGGTTAGCTATGTTATGCTTATAGCACCCTATGGAGTTTTTGCCTTAATTGCTAGAACTTTTGCTACAGAGGGCTTTGATGTAATGATTCCACTGTTGAAGTATATGTTAACAGTAGTAGCAGCACTATTGATTCACGCTGTAGTGACCTATGGCGGTATGCTTAAGGCATTTACAGGCTTAAGCTTTGGAAAATTTCTGAAAAATTTCATGCCTGCAGTTTCAGTAGCCTTTTCCACAGCCAGTAGTGGTGCAACCCTTCCTGTTACAATGGAGGTAGCTGAAGATAACCTAGGAGTATCTAAAAGTATTGCTTCTTTCACCCTTCCATTAGGTGCTACCATCAATATGGATGGAACGGCAATTATGCAAGGTGTTGCTACAATTTTTATCGCTCAGGTATATGGTATAGATTTAACATTCTCCGCAATACTGACAGTGATTCTAACAGCAACACTGGCATCCATAGGTACAGCTGGTGTACCAGGGGTAGGTCTAGTAATGCTATCAATGGTACTTTCCTCAATAGGACTACCTGTAGAAGGTATCGCCCTTATAATGGGTATTGATAGACTACTAGATATGACAAGAACCGCAATAAACATCACAGGTGATACTGTATGTACACTGATTATCGCTAAATCAGAAGGAGAATTTAACCAAGATATATTCGATTCAGAAGAAAATTCCTCAAATGTTAGTTTGCAATCTTAAATAAAAAAAGACTATAAAAAAAGAGCCGAGAATATGATATGATACCTCCAAAGTAGACAGTCTAATTAATTAAAATTAGATTATCTACTTGGAGGTATTTTTAATGGGAAGAAAACCAAAGTATAGTA comes from Alkalicella caledoniensis and encodes:
- a CDS encoding dicarboxylate/amino acid:cation symporter, with amino-acid sequence MKKQLGITTKIFIGLILGLITGVLLYMLPQSTFKSDVIIDGLFFLVGQVFLRSILMMVVPLVFISLVNGSASMGDVKKLGRIGVKTVLFYLVTTAIAISIALALASVVNPGVGLDLSDIVTKEPIINERVPLVEVLIDMIPRNPVAALTNGNMLQIIVFAVFMGVGLSAMGEKAKPITGIFDILNDLMMKMVSYVMLIAPYGVFALIARTFATEGFDVMIPLLKYMLTVVAALLIHAVVTYGGMLKAFTGLSFGKFLKNFMPAVSVAFSTASSGATLPVTMEVAEDNLGVSKSIASFTLPLGATINMDGTAIMQGVATIFIAQVYGIDLTFSAILTVILTATLASIGTAGVPGVGLVMLSMVLSSIGLPVEGIALIMGIDRLLDMTRTAINITGDTVCTLIIAKSEGEFNQDIFDSEENSSNVSLQS